A window of the Candidatus Binatia bacterium genome harbors these coding sequences:
- a CDS encoding ABC transporter ATP-binding protein, with translation MSDPLLQVRDLTVRFQLRRGALTAVDRVSFTIREKETLGIVGETGCGKSATALALLRLIASPPGEIAGGQILFEGEDLLKKSEREMEKIRGRKISMIFQEPMTSLNPSFTIGEQISECYRIHLGHSGKVAADFSEHILSSVRVPSPRTVMARYPHELSGGMRQRVMIAMALTCEPKLLIADEPTTALDVTIQAQILELLEELREKMGMALLFISHNLGVVARLCDRIGVMYAGSIVELADKKSLFTSPLHPYTIGLLHAFPRPERRDEPLAAIPGNVCNLLDAPPGCRFHPRCFKAREICKVDLPNLDKKSADHRVACYFPGE, from the coding sequence ATGAGCGATCCTCTCCTACAGGTAAGAGACTTGACGGTTAGGTTTCAGTTGAGGCGCGGCGCCTTGACGGCGGTCGACCGGGTCTCGTTCACAATTCGAGAAAAAGAAACTCTCGGCATCGTCGGCGAGACGGGGTGCGGCAAGAGCGCCACCGCGCTCGCGCTGCTTCGGCTCATCGCCTCCCCTCCGGGCGAGATCGCCGGCGGGCAGATTCTCTTCGAAGGCGAAGACTTGCTCAAAAAAAGCGAGCGCGAGATGGAGAAGATCCGCGGCCGCAAGATCTCCATGATCTTTCAGGAGCCGATGACCTCGCTCAATCCCTCTTTCACGATCGGCGAACAGATTTCCGAGTGTTACCGCATTCATCTGGGCCACTCCGGCAAGGTGGCCGCGGATTTTTCCGAGCATATTCTCAGCTCGGTGCGCGTCCCATCTCCCCGAACCGTCATGGCGCGCTACCCTCATGAGCTCTCCGGCGGCATGCGCCAGCGGGTGATGATCGCAATGGCGCTCACCTGCGAACCCAAGCTGCTCATCGCCGACGAGCCGACCACCGCTCTCGACGTGACCATCCAGGCGCAGATTTTAGAATTGCTCGAAGAGCTGCGGGAGAAAATGGGCATGGCGCTGCTGTTCATCTCGCACAATCTCGGCGTCGTGGCGCGCCTCTGCGACCGGATCGGCGTCATGTACGCGGGCTCGATCGTGGAGCTGGCCGACAAAAAATCCCTGTTCACTTCGCCGCTTCACCCCTATACGATCGGACTCCTGCACGCGTTTCCGCGCCCCGAGCGGCGCGACGAACCGCTGGCGGCGATTCCGGGCAACGTGTGCAATCTGCTCGACGCGCCGCCCGGCTGCCGGTTTCATCCGCGCTGCTTCAAGGCCAGAGAGATCTGCAAGGTGGACCTGCCCAATTTGGATAAAAAATCCGCCGACCACAGGGTCGCGTGTTACTTTCCCGGGGAATAA